Below is a genomic region from Silurus meridionalis isolate SWU-2019-XX chromosome 10, ASM1480568v1, whole genome shotgun sequence.
GAATGTAAACTTTGTAGTGTGTAAAGATTCATAAACCATGTCAGACCTTCACTCCTGAGTTTTCAGTTTCAGAGAATTCTGTTGCACTCTCATTATTTCCGCAATGGTTTCCTTCAGTACCTCAAATTGAATTCCATAACTTTCCTGGCTTTCACTGACCGAATACGATGGAAATTAGTTTTTCAAAGATAGGAATTTGAAAATGCATTATAAACTGATATTTTAATGCCTGATGGCCTGGATAACAGTTTTCCAGTCATAGGAGGTTTCCCTGAAAAATGTTGGGGTCAAAAGCTACGGAACCCTCATGGACACCTGCCCTCTGCAAGAGAATAACTGGATCCAATCTGGAGACTGATCAAACCTCTCAACCCCAGGCCAAGACCAATAAAACAGCCCATTTTCCTCCTGGCTTAATTGAGGACATCAATCCCTCCGGTTCTCACTCGCCTCATAAACTTGGTCATCTCATGAATGTTCTTCCCAGAGCTCCTAGACCTTCTTGTGACCATTTTTGTATCTGATGATATGAGTATTTTGTGGTAAAGTATTTTGtggtaaagttttattttagtaaaggaaaatacagtttgtttttgttgtgtgaaAAATATAAAGATTCCGATAACGGAatctaaataaatcaataacaaTATTTAGAACCGACTCCGAACCGAAACTCGGCTTCCATTACCAAGACTGAAAGTGTCGACTCTTTTTTTTAGGTGTCGAGTCTGAGTTAATTGACCGACATTGTTTTGATTTcctaattatttagtttttttttcgcTTTATAGGGTGTTTATACGTGTTTACATTCAGTGGCATTTCATTAGTAATGACATTTCCTGAATATTTcctacaaaaaaagaagaaaaactaaaacGATTCGGAAATGCGAGTCGAATCTCAACGAATCACACCGCAGGGTAACTGCGCACTTCAGCAggggttttgggttttttttttctctgcaaaaACCAAGATTCTGAAACACCTGGCTGAGAACATCTGGAAGTAAGTGGTGTTAAACATGAGCGGTGTGATGGAGGTGTCTTCAGTGTGGATTTTACTCCTGCTTGGAGTTCCAGCTCATGGAGGTGAGAGCTCCTCACACATTCCTGTACAGactaaagtgaaagtaaaaacaaCCTCCAAAGGGAAAACTCTTCAGTACaggtctgagtgtgtgtttcgaggaattgtgttttgttgtttttgaacttgttttctttagttatccctgtttttatttcctatttatttcttctgaattgtttttatttatttatgaaactGCATTTGGAAATTGGGCAGTGGTTGTATTGTAGCATATGATGTTCctgtgtggtgttgtggttTCCTGTAGGAGGTAAAACACAAAGATAAATCTGTGCAACTGAtcttctataataataataatgattctaTAATGGTAAAGACTTTACCACTAgattacatttcattatatttcggtccatgaatatgtattaaactATTCCCAATAGTCCCTTTATTTCATTGTGTATCTCTTGGGTGTGCAGCTATCAGTAGAAGTGTATACGTTTAAGCTTCtacccaatcagatttcagccatcacggGTCAAAGGTCATCTTTTTTAGAgaaggggtcaccaacctttagCTACTTCTTGAGTACTGACTAATGTGAATGTCTACCAGTTTAAAACACACTTCTGTGCTCAATTtccctttaattatatgttattattaataagtaatgatatttatctCTAATATCTCTCTCAGGGTCAAACTCAACTGCACATGGAGCCAAAACTCAAAACACACTTCAGGTCACGAGCCCAACAGgagaaacatttattaaactcactaaaacaatgtgttttattataaatataaataaaaacagacaggaatattattccagaataaataaaactaaactttaaataaaaaaaaataaaaaatattttgctctctatAAAAATATCTTCTGTGGAACACCAGACGtgtcacagcttcatcatgcagctcttcagaaactctccctcagtaaataacctgctgatgagactctgatttctcctctgttttcacaccagcttcactttgggattttgctctggtgaaaaacatctgctgaaatgtcagattcttctttaactcttctactttctgtatcttctgctctgcatttaggtttttcagcttctcctgatgttttgtagTTCCGTctcagattcaattccttaattacagtcacattcactccactaataacacacacacacacacacacacacacacacacacacacacacacacacacacacgtgtttaccggcagtgtcagtaaacatctactcagagtcaacttttctcttcaccactgtgaggcgctgtttcacaataactgtacaataaggttaaatacatcaacagaagctccacTTGATTGATGCTGGAATGTTCTCAGGTAGTCTAGTGTTCGGTAAGGGAGCTGAAgcactgcattatgggatctgtagtttgtgttatcagcgcttcataccgctaggacattaataacaataataatagatctttataaaatcatctcgcgggacagatataattgtacgtcgggTCGGATGtgacactgagtttgacacccctgatctttgtgaagacactgatcatcttaatgatttctcacaataattatcaacaatcatttaacaaggtaggaaacagatatTTTAGAAAAGGCTCACAGGCGaatcatgtggtccttgcgggcgacctggtgcaccacgttggtgacccctgttctagaGCCTTCACTTGATGCTTGAAGGCTGTTGATTATGTGttttgctttagtgatgatgttcattcagactgtatgagatcctgtgtgtgatgcagctctgttctactgcacttctctagaATACTGATGCTTTCTGTAGACTTCAGAATGATATTAAAAGGTGGCTCGATGATCCTCTTCTTGATATTTTCCCACAATACAAGTTgcagttttgtttgtaaatatgaTTGCGAAACACGTTGTGATAATATCGAGCTTCATGAGGAGATGTTTGATGGTGTGAAAGCCAGAAACTCCACCTCCTACATTCCTGAAATGAATCCTATTCATTCTAGTTTCATTCAGGTTTTGTTTCTGCTTCACCCCCAGTTTTCCCTGTGAAGGTTCCAGATACCATGTTAGAGGATTGTTCTTATAATTAGTGTGTAAAATTCTGGGATTTAGTGAAGCAGTTGTTGgataatgtgtgtttaaatatattgtacatatgATTGTAGGAGTGTCTGCATGTTTCCTCACAGGTAGACACTCTCTGTTTTACACCTACACGTGTCTCTCACAACCTCTCAGTCTGCCTGGAATCCATGAGTTCATTGCTTTGGGAATGCTCGATGATCGAGTGATCGACTACTATGACAGTGAGACTCAGGTTAAGGTTCCTAAACAAGACTGGATGAAGGAGAAGATGCCACAGGATTACTGGGAAAAAGGAACTCAGTCCCGCAAGAGCAAAGAGCAGTGGTTTAGGGTGAACCTGGAGATCCTGATGGAGCGCATGAGACACAATAAGACCGGTTAGTGAAGATTCATTATAAATAATCACaaactgtatattataaaaagtgtttaaatgaTCTTTACCTTCACGGCATTTCAGATCTTCATGTTCTTCAGTGGAAACATGGCTGTGTGGTCGATGAAGGTGCAGATGGAAGTCTTAAATTTGTGAGAGGATTCAGTGAGTATGCCTACGATGGTACTGAGTTCCTCTCCTTCGATGAGAAAAACTCCAGATGGATCGCTCCAGTCCAGGCTGCTGTACCGACCAAAATGAAATGGGATGAAGTTCCCATCCTCAACCAGTACACCAAGGGCTAcctggagaaagagtgtgtggaCTGGCTCAGCAAGTTCATGGAATATGAAAAGGAAACTCTaatgaaaaagtgtaaatacCATAAGGATTTTACTAAAATCACTTCTGTACCTTATTTACATAAACAGACGTAAAAAGGAAACActacatttttccttcttttcagcTCCAGTTGTTCATCAGTTTGCAAAGAAATCAGTAACTGACTCCAGCAAACGGACCCTGAGCTGCCTGGCTACAAATTTCTACCCTGAAGATGTTCAGATGCATTTGAGGAAGTCCAGAACTTTCCTACCTGAACATCTGGTAACATCTTCAGCAATCAGACCTAATGGTGATGGAACCTACCAGCTTAGGAAAAGTGTGGAGATCATGCAGGATGAAGAACCATTTTACGATTGTTATGTGACCCACAGCACCACCGAACTACCCATTGTTATAAAAGGGGGTGAGTTTTGCTCCGGAATTTCTCAGAATTACAGTATTTTTCTACAATTCAGTAAAAATCATCAAAGAAGAAAGAACTAAAaagtaaatgtcattttttgtcGCATTTCCTTTGACCTGAAGGGTCTGGGGTTATTATGAAACCCCTGTGGGCAATGCTGTGGGTACATGCTCATTGAATATTCTGTAGGCAAAGCTATggattttaataaacattgaAGCCAGAGACAGTATGGGGTTATGGAGATAATGATGGAGGCAGTGTGGAGAACACAGTGTGGGCTGCCTTCCAGGCCAGGAGATCCTGCATATTTGCAGAGTTTTATGCAGAATTTTAGTTTGTGTAGGGCAGGTGTGATGTGGGTTTTAGAGCCAGCAGAAAGGGTCAGGATGTTCATCCAGCTTTGTCTCTATTTAAGAGACTCAAGAGTTGATTGTCATAAGTTCAGAAAACAATCTGTTACATCATACAATAAAATTCTTACTGTGTGATTCCTCCAGACAGcttataacacattatataaaCGAATATTGCTAATTTATAAAGATatgaaaatgcaaatgcaagAGACAAAAGTGTGCAcatctttagtgtgtgtgtgtgtgtgtgtgtgtgtgtgtgtgtgtgtgtgtgtgtgtgtgtgcgtgtgtgtgcaaagTCCTGCAGAGGTTGAGTGTGTCCAGGATGTTATCTCTCTTTTATAagtggtgtgaatgtgtgtatgtgtaaaatatgcAGATGTGGTATGTACTCTATGTTGTTATCTGCACTGATAGATGTCCTGAGCATTGGGAGCAGTAGTGAATCCCACACAACCAGCGGAGAAACTGTGACTCGTATTCCAGCACCTACAGGTAGGTGGGATTTgctctgttctttgttctgtttcTGCTTCACCCCCAGTTTTCCCAGTGAAGGTTCCAGATTCCCTGTACGAGGATTGTTCTTATAATTAGTGTGTAAAATTCTGGCATTTAGTGAACCAGTGTCAGGACAGTGACCACACGCAGGAAGCGGTCACTGCCATCATAATCTTTACTTAgagccaaaacaaaaacatgagtCCGGGAGAGTAACGAACAGTAATGCGGGTATAGTCTGAAACACGGGTGTAATCCGTAAATCGGGTAGGATCCGAAATGCTTGTGTAACGCGATACGGGGTTGGGAGCAGAGCACCCCCCCCAGAAAATATCCTCAGCGGTGCGACACCTTCGTCGCTTCTCTAGGGCAGAGCAACACCCTTGGCGGAGATCGGAGGCTGAGCAACGCCCATGgcaggactctggagcggagcggcacgCTCGGCAGAACTCTGGAGCAGAACGGCGCACTCGGTGGAACTCTGAAGTGCCAGCAAGAAGAGACGGCTGGGCGATGCCCCCAGTGGGACTTGGAGGATGGACGGTGTACTCCATGGGGCTTGGAGACTGGAGGTTGGGTTGGCGCCTCCTGCCGTCAGCAATCCAGTCCGGGGCTCTCCCAGAACGGTGGGGACTGTGGTGGCGGTCCGCCGTTATCATCCCCAGCATCTCCGTGAATTGCCCGTTGAAACTGGCGTACGAGTCAAGATTGCCCCCGTTTATGCTCCACAACTTTCAGGCCCAAGAGAGAGCCTCCTCAGAcaggagagaaataaagaacgTAATCTTGACTTGTTCGTTGGGGAATTGGGATATTTGTACCTCGACGTATCCGCTGACGCTCCATAGGAAACCGCTCCATTCGGCCGTGTTGCCGGAGAGCCGAGCCAGGAATGCATCGTGCTCTCTGAGGTGCGCGGCACTGCCGCGCCTGCTTTAACCGGAGCCGGCGAGCATAACTCCTGAGGAGCGGTAGTGAGTTTCCGGGTGGAATCCAAGGTGGAACAAGGCTGCCGGTCCATCGCGGTAGAGCAATTCCTTTTCTTTCGGTTTAGGTCGGCTCCTCTGTCAGGGCAATGACCACGCGCAGGAAGTGGGAGTAATTTGACCATAGTCTTCATTTAGAGACACTACATAAACACAAGTCCGGGAAAGTTACGAACGGTAATGCAAGTATAGTCCGTAATGCGGGTGTAATCCATAAAGCGGGTAGGATCTGGAACGCATGTGTAATTCGTAACGCAGGTAGAATCCGTACCCCGAGTGTAATCCTTAAACACGGAGCAAGGAGCatgaaccagcggggaatgctggcagtTGGAATCCGGTAGGTCACTTTAGCCATCTAGTAGATCCGACAGCGAGTGAGGTTGGAAGGGGAACTTATAAAGTACAGAAAACAGTCTGTTACATCATACAATAAAATTCTTACTCTGTGATTCCAACAAGCAgcttataacacattataaatgGAAAAAGGACACAGGACATGaatttataaagatataaaagtgCAAATGCAAGAGACAAACTTGTGTGCACATCtttaaagtgtacagtgtgtgaccGTAGTattgaagaagtgtgtgtgtgtgtgtgtgtgtgtgtgtgtgtgtgtgtgtgtgtgtgtgtgtgtgcaaagtcCTGCAGAGGTTGAGTGTGTCCAGGATGTTATCTCTCTTTTATAagtggtgtgaatgtgtgtatgtgtaaaatatgcAGATGTGGTATGTACTCTATGTTGTTATCTGCACTGATAGATGTCCTGAGCATTGGGAGCAGTAGTGAATCCCACACAACCA
It encodes:
- the LOC124392468 gene encoding MHC class I polypeptide-related sequence A-like isoform X2, coding for MSGVMEVSSVWILLLLGVPAHGGRHSLFYTYTCLSQPLSLPGIHEFIALGMLDDRVIDYYDSETQVKVPKQDWMKEKMPQDYWEKGTQSRKSKEQWFRVNLEILMERMRHNKTDLHVLQWKHGCVVDEGADGSLKFVRGFSEYAYDGTEFLSFDEKNSRWIAPVQAAVPTKMKWDEVPILNQYTKGYLEKECVDWLSKFMEYEKETLMKKSPVVHQFAKKSVTDSSKRTLSCLATNFYPEDVQMHLRKSRTFLPEHLVTSSAIRPNGDGTYQLRKSVEIMQDEEPFYDCYVTHSTTELPIVIKGDVLSIGSSSESHTTSGETVTRIPAPTGRHSLFYTYTCLSQPLNLPGIHEFIALGMLDDRVIDYYDSETQVKVPKQDWMKEKMPQDYWEKGTQSRKSKEQWFRVNLEILMERMRHNKTDLHVLQWRHGCVVDEGADGSLTFVKGISEYAYDSTEFLSFDTENSRWIAPVQAAEPTKMKWDEVPILNQYTKSYLEKECVDWLSKFMEYEKETLMKKSPVVHQFAKKSVTDSSKRTLSCLATNFYPEDVQMHLRKSRTFLPEHLVTSSAIRPNGDGTYQLKKSVEIMQDEEPLYDCYVTHSTTELPIVIKGA
- the LOC124392468 gene encoding uncharacterized protein LOC124392468 isoform X1 codes for the protein MSGVMEVSSVWILLLLGVPAHGGRHSLFYTYTCLSQPLSLPGIHEFIALGMLDDRVIDYYDSETQVKVPKQDWMKEKMPQDYWEKGTQSRKSKEQWFRVNLEILMERMRHNKTDLHVLQWKHGCVVDEGADGSLKFVRGFSEYAYDGTEFLSFDEKNSRWIAPVQAAVPTKMKWDEVPILNQYTKGYLEKECVDWLSKFMEYEKETLMKKSPVVHQFAKKSVTDSSKRTLSCLATNFYPEDVQMHLRKSRTFLPEHLVTSSAIRPNGDGTYQLRKSVEIMQDEEPFYDCYVTHSTTELPIVIKGDVLSIGSSSESHTTSGETVTRIPAPTDVLSIGSSSESHTTSGETVTRIPAPTGRHSLFYTYTCLSQPLNLPGIHEFIALGMLDDRVIDYYDSETQVKVPKQDWMKEKMPQDYWEKGTQSRKSKEQWFRVNLEILMERMRHNKTDLHVLQWRHGCVVDEGADGSLTFVKGISEYAYDSTEFLSFDTENSRWIAPVQAAEPTKMKWDEVPILNQYTKSYLEKECVDWLSKFMEYEKETLMKKSPVVHQFAKKSVTDSSKRTLSCLATNFYPEDVQMHLRKSRTFLPEHLVTSSAIRPNGDGTYQLKKSVEIMQDEEPLYDCYVTHSTTELPIVIKGA